From Leptospira langatensis, the proteins below share one genomic window:
- a CDS encoding UbiX family flavin prenyltransferase, translated as MRLVVAMAGASGSIYAARFLKALMEIPGETWFVPSPASIRVFKEEFSTKVETGDQVLDFIREKWKPKQVHKFHFRKYEDIGCDIASGSNIWDGMVVVPCSMKTIASIRTGITENLIERAADVTLKERRRLILVPRETPYNRIHLENMLSLHDAGAIIAPASPGFYQMPNSLEDLGDFMATRIFRLLGKEIDLYPRWLAEPNTD; from the coding sequence ATTCGACTGGTGGTTGCCATGGCGGGTGCGAGTGGTTCTATTTATGCCGCACGCTTTTTAAAAGCGCTCATGGAAATTCCGGGAGAGACCTGGTTTGTTCCTAGCCCAGCTTCTATCCGTGTTTTTAAAGAAGAGTTTTCTACCAAGGTGGAAACCGGAGATCAGGTCTTGGACTTCATCCGAGAGAAATGGAAGCCAAAACAGGTGCATAAATTCCATTTCAGAAAATACGAAGATATAGGATGCGATATCGCTTCCGGTTCGAATATTTGGGATGGAATGGTGGTTGTTCCCTGCTCTATGAAAACGATCGCTTCTATCCGTACAGGGATCACAGAGAATCTGATTGAAAGAGCGGCTGACGTAACTCTCAAAGAAAGAAGAAGATTGATCCTGGTCCCGAGAGAAACTCCCTATAACAGGATCCATTTGGAGAATATGCTTTCTCTACACGACGCAGGAGCGATCATCGCTCCGGCCTCTCCTGGGTTCTATCAGATGCCGAACAGCCTAGAAGACCTGGGAGATTTTATGGCGACTCGCATCTTTCGTTTACTTGGAAAAGAGATCGATCTCTATCCGCGATGGTTAGCGGAACCGAATACGGATTGA
- a CDS encoding UbiA-like polyprenyltransferase: MASSTLAAFAKYGRFIKFSHTLFALPFAGIAFVLAVLQKPSLPLSVLGLKLFWILICMVGARSAAMGFNRWADKRFDAKNPRTANREIPSGQISDLMAGIFIVGSSLLFFLGSWFLNDLSFYLSFPTLFLLFTYSYTKRFTFLCHFYLGVTIGLAPLATWIAIREEFSWMAGLWTLGLAFNLAGFDILYALQDREFDRKEGLHSVPAHFGEKISIIISRISHILSAVLLGLAAWYAGLHGIFWAFWLLIVAFLTWEQSIAYKSKDGNFPPLFYQIHSWISIVIFLGILLEKGQDLIQLLRQGSI, from the coding sequence ATGGCTTCTTCTACATTAGCAGCGTTTGCTAAATACGGTCGTTTTATTAAATTTTCACATACTCTGTTCGCGCTTCCTTTTGCGGGGATCGCATTCGTGTTAGCTGTGTTGCAGAAACCGAGTCTGCCTCTTTCTGTGCTCGGCCTAAAGCTCTTCTGGATCCTGATCTGCATGGTAGGCGCAAGAAGTGCGGCCATGGGATTCAATCGTTGGGCAGACAAACGCTTCGATGCCAAAAATCCGAGGACTGCCAATCGGGAGATCCCGAGTGGCCAGATCTCGGACCTGATGGCGGGCATTTTCATCGTCGGATCCTCTCTCTTGTTTTTTCTGGGGAGTTGGTTCTTAAATGATCTTTCCTTCTATCTTTCTTTTCCTACTCTCTTTCTTTTATTCACCTATTCTTATACAAAGCGGTTTACATTCCTCTGCCATTTCTATCTGGGAGTTACGATAGGGCTCGCTCCCCTTGCCACTTGGATCGCGATCCGAGAGGAATTTTCCTGGATGGCAGGTCTTTGGACTCTGGGACTAGCTTTTAATTTGGCCGGCTTCGATATCCTATACGCCTTACAGGATCGAGAATTTGATCGGAAAGAAGGACTCCATTCAGTGCCTGCCCACTTTGGGGAAAAGATATCCATCATTATATCAAGAATTTCTCATATACTCTCTGCTGTTCTTTTGGGACTTGCGGCATGGTATGCGGGCTTACATGGGATCTTTTGGGCATTCTGGCTTCTAATAGTTGCTTTTCTGACTTGGGAGCAATCCATTGCCTATAAGAGTAAGGATGGGAATTTTCCTCCTTTGTTCTATCAGATCCATTCCTGGATCTCCATTGTGATCTTTCTCGGAATTCTTCTAGAGAAAGGACAAGATCTGATCCAATTACTTCGACAAGGTTCTATTTAA
- a CDS encoding LIC11612 family fibronectin-binding protein yields the protein MLENARSTKYRVFLLTFLLFILGGSFALSSQTSSNRKDAPIGIIAYCPAQSEKEKPFDFERTLSLWYKRFKAERIQEGGGAILLVSAPYLSKDSPEIERIKTALGAEIVFAGFHSAKVEKKQPGSSNTKKVKSSKKQTKKIRSKKPTTKPEPKESPKETPGSVVWITEIPNASGQAQETQKSVPSSEKTKTDTSAQAPSKETSSPKSTETDLKKKKTNKVKSTSSISSQKKEKKGSKKKLPKLSKKADPIIPPGQIISKEEGGLNFVFYSPALQSLQSKDKSPAPWIEDFKTQFNRISEFHNFHFLLAQDPTPDLKNQEGRISSQLEEWRKDLLAELPSVVLVSSPQSLRFFNGEYSFGCGATADSLKINILQLFFRNGRLIRISEEVQDLNSKESNKSWILE from the coding sequence ATGTTAGAAAACGCCAGATCTACCAAATACAGAGTATTCCTTCTAACATTCCTATTGTTCATTCTGGGAGGAAGTTTCGCTCTTTCTTCTCAGACCTCTTCTAACAGAAAAGATGCGCCGATCGGGATCATCGCATATTGCCCGGCCCAATCCGAAAAGGAGAAGCCCTTCGATTTCGAAAGGACCTTGTCACTTTGGTACAAACGCTTTAAAGCTGAAAGAATACAAGAAGGAGGAGGAGCCATTCTTCTCGTTTCGGCTCCCTATCTGTCTAAAGATTCTCCCGAAATAGAAAGGATCAAGACTGCTTTAGGAGCGGAGATCGTATTTGCTGGATTCCATTCTGCAAAGGTTGAAAAAAAACAACCTGGCTCATCTAACACGAAGAAAGTAAAATCCTCTAAAAAGCAAACCAAGAAGATTCGATCTAAAAAACCCACGACAAAACCGGAACCCAAGGAAAGTCCCAAGGAAACTCCCGGCTCCGTAGTGTGGATCACCGAAATCCCGAATGCAAGCGGCCAGGCGCAGGAAACTCAAAAATCGGTTCCTTCTTCTGAAAAAACAAAAACGGATACTTCTGCGCAAGCTCCTTCGAAGGAAACATCCTCTCCGAAAAGCACAGAGACAGATCTAAAAAAGAAGAAGACAAACAAAGTAAAATCGACTTCTTCTATATCTTCTCAAAAAAAGGAAAAGAAAGGATCCAAGAAGAAGCTCCCTAAGCTTTCAAAAAAGGCGGATCCAATCATTCCTCCGGGACAGATCATAAGTAAGGAAGAAGGCGGACTCAATTTCGTATTCTATTCTCCCGCATTACAATCCCTTCAGTCCAAGGACAAGTCACCGGCTCCTTGGATAGAGGATTTCAAGACCCAATTCAATCGGATCTCCGAATTTCATAATTTCCATTTTCTACTGGCCCAAGACCCGACTCCGGATCTAAAAAACCAAGAGGGAAGGATCTCCTCTCAATTGGAAGAATGGAGAAAGGATCTTTTAGCAGAGCTTCCTTCCGTTGTGTTAGTTTCTTCTCCTCAATCTTTGCGTTTCTTTAACGGAGAATATAGCTTCGGTTGCGGAGCGACTGCGGATTCCTTGAAGATCAATATACTGCAATTATTCTTTAGAAATGGAAGATTGATCCGGATCAGCGAAGAAGTCCAAGACCTGAATTCCAAAGAATCGAATAAATCTTGGATCCTGGAATAA
- a CDS encoding Mrp/NBP35 family ATP-binding protein yields the protein MAGKIQPIDIQRELTKIKHPELKKDIVSLGMIGSLEIGEEETNILVKTPSQDRRVQIGLEAQIRQTLSKKEGVGKIKIKFEVDPKMTLDDSNKILGVKKVIAIGSGKGGVGKSTVTVNLAAAAAALGYKVGVLDADIYGPSIGKMFGVNGKVALKAEEDKIYPLEKDGLKIISFSFLIEEKQPVVWRGPMLGKAVEQFLYDIVWGELDFLFIDLPPGTGDVQLSLAQLIDLDGAVLVTTPQSVALLDANRAASMFQQVKVPILGVVENMSEFVCPNCGHASAIFSKGGGQKLADSSDTRFLGGVPLTMDVMSAGESGKPLVFQEPDGIIAKSYKNILQNLAEEIKKWE from the coding sequence ATGGCCGGTAAAATCCAACCCATAGACATTCAAAGAGAATTAACCAAGATCAAACATCCGGAACTAAAAAAGGACATCGTGTCCTTAGGAATGATCGGATCCTTGGAGATCGGCGAAGAAGAAACGAATATCCTAGTCAAGACCCCAAGCCAGGACAGAAGGGTCCAGATCGGTTTGGAAGCTCAGATCCGCCAGACCCTTTCCAAGAAAGAAGGGGTCGGCAAGATCAAGATCAAATTCGAAGTAGATCCAAAAATGACCCTGGACGATTCGAATAAGATCTTGGGAGTGAAGAAGGTAATCGCGATCGGTTCCGGAAAAGGTGGGGTCGGAAAATCCACAGTCACAGTGAATCTAGCGGCGGCAGCGGCAGCTCTCGGCTATAAAGTGGGAGTCTTGGATGCGGATATCTACGGACCTTCTATCGGAAAAATGTTCGGCGTGAACGGAAAGGTAGCCTTAAAAGCAGAAGAGGATAAGATCTATCCTTTAGAAAAAGACGGACTCAAGATCATCTCCTTCTCCTTCTTGATAGAAGAAAAACAGCCTGTTGTTTGGAGAGGTCCTATGCTTGGAAAAGCGGTGGAGCAATTCTTGTACGATATCGTCTGGGGAGAATTAGATTTTCTTTTTATAGATCTTCCACCTGGAACGGGTGACGTGCAACTCTCCCTAGCACAGCTCATAGATTTAGACGGCGCAGTTCTAGTAACGACTCCGCAATCCGTCGCACTTTTAGATGCAAATCGCGCGGCTTCCATGTTCCAACAAGTAAAAGTACCTATCCTAGGTGTAGTAGAGAACATGAGCGAATTTGTGTGTCCAAATTGTGGCCATGCTTCCGCAATTTTTTCGAAGGGCGGAGGTCAAAAATTAGCGGATTCTTCCGATACAAGATTTCTGGGAGGAGTCCCACTTACGATGGATGTGATGAGCGCCGGCGAATCTGGAAAACCTTTGGTTTTCCAAGAACCGGATGGAATTATTGCAAAATCCTATAAAAACATACTCCAAAACCTCGCTGAAGAGATAAAAAAGTGGGAATAA
- the ychF gene encoding redox-regulated ATPase YchF — protein sequence MSLNCGIVGLPNVGKSTIFNALTKAGAEMQNYPFCTIEPNTGIVEVPDTRLERLAEIYKPNKTIPAIMEFVDIAGLVKGASQGEGLGNKFLSHIREVDAICHVVRAFEDDNITHVHGKISPVDDAQVVTMELVLADLDSAEKQYQKISRNAKGGNKEAQEAYNLLEKIISVLKEGKPARLAEIKPEEQKLVKTFNLITAKPVLYVANITDKAATAKENPLVDAVRKMAKDEGAEVVTLCGKFEEEISGLSREEQTEFLAEIGETRSGLDRMIQAAYKLLGLVTFFTAGEQEARAWTTGVGSTAPIAASVIHSDFEKAFIRAEVMKFEDLDRTGNPTKVKEEGKLRIEGKEYIVQDGDVIYFRVNA from the coding sequence ATGAGCTTGAATTGCGGAATCGTAGGCCTACCGAACGTAGGAAAATCCACTATATTTAATGCGTTAACCAAGGCCGGTGCCGAAATGCAGAACTATCCTTTCTGTACGATAGAACCGAATACGGGTATCGTGGAAGTTCCGGATACAAGACTCGAAAGACTGGCTGAGATCTATAAACCCAATAAAACGATTCCTGCGATCATGGAATTCGTGGATATCGCCGGACTCGTAAAAGGGGCAAGCCAAGGAGAAGGTTTAGGAAATAAATTTCTCTCTCATATTAGGGAAGTGGACGCAATCTGCCATGTGGTCCGTGCCTTCGAAGACGACAATATCACTCACGTTCACGGTAAGATCAGCCCCGTAGATGACGCACAAGTAGTCACAATGGAATTAGTACTGGCAGATCTGGATTCTGCAGAAAAGCAGTACCAAAAAATTTCCAGGAACGCAAAAGGCGGAAATAAAGAAGCCCAGGAAGCGTATAACTTATTAGAAAAGATCATCAGCGTATTGAAAGAAGGAAAGCCAGCAAGACTTGCAGAGATCAAGCCGGAAGAACAAAAGCTAGTAAAGACATTCAATCTGATCACTGCTAAACCTGTACTGTACGTTGCAAATATCACAGACAAAGCAGCTACCGCAAAAGAAAATCCTTTGGTAGACGCAGTCCGCAAAATGGCAAAAGACGAAGGAGCGGAAGTAGTGACCCTCTGCGGAAAATTCGAAGAAGAGATCTCCGGTTTAAGCAGAGAAGAACAAACCGAATTCTTGGCAGAGATAGGTGAGACCAGAAGCGGATTAGACAGAATGATCCAAGCAGCCTACAAGCTCTTAGGCTTGGTCACATTCTTTACAGCGGGAGAACAAGAGGCTCGCGCTTGGACCACAGGAGTAGGAAGCACCGCACCGATTGCCGCTTCCGTCATTCATTCCGACTTCGAGAAGGCATTCATCCGAGCAGAAGTCATGAAATTCGAGGATCTGGATAGAACGGGGAACCCAACCAAAGTAAAAGAAGAAGGGAAACTCAGGATAGAAGGAAAAGAATATATTGTCCAGGACGGAGATGTGATCTATTTCCGAGTGAACGCCTAA
- a CDS encoding helix-turn-helix domain-containing protein, with the protein MLFGSIFLILSASIGISAAPNAPVPDTIRLSSASQAENISSKIEYRYRGYQFQHCKPETINSLNQLEWHLNAGNVLRVKRNSAGNWLRFKLANDGTDPLLRTLVLFWLNLPDAELCSVDSKGKYEAGFAGYDMDPLWGEFISPLPHFNIRLEPKEERTFYLYVLSNEDINYPIRLLSEDDYMLIVRLRSVLFLAVGFVLALAIGFNVFFYFRYKKVLFLTLLLHLTAVAATLYFLHGIEFASIAGNANNLFRHNYFLFLGITHVAFFLYMASWNKESNGLIYKSPLFWLVCFTGILYPLIPLYQFWYDHRILVLVLNYGFMLFYFGKTHVSSIRNNTIYEMFFITVWGIFLLLDLYKTIFHFDFYPYNRIAVYGVLYYLPALTVFVSLLSREILRKREEEVSSRKTHLSSLDISDFVKKIGALLEKEKIYLTKSLKEEHMAKELGINIHQLSELINTEFKTNFPSLINQYRVEEAKGLLKQFPDENTTEIGSRAGFSSRSAFYLEFKKITGTNPNSYRKENLQGRTAN; encoded by the coding sequence ATGCTCTTCGGATCCATCTTTCTGATCCTTTCCGCTAGCATTGGGATCTCTGCGGCTCCCAATGCCCCCGTTCCCGATACGATCCGCCTCTCTTCTGCTTCTCAAGCGGAGAATATTAGTTCTAAGATCGAGTATAGATACCGTGGGTATCAGTTCCAGCATTGTAAGCCGGAGACGATCAATTCCCTTAACCAGTTGGAATGGCATCTTAATGCTGGGAACGTTCTTCGTGTTAAGAGGAATTCTGCAGGAAATTGGCTTCGGTTTAAGCTCGCGAACGACGGAACGGATCCTCTTTTGAGGACTCTCGTTCTATTTTGGCTGAATTTACCCGATGCAGAACTTTGCTCCGTGGACTCCAAAGGAAAATACGAGGCAGGGTTTGCCGGTTACGATATGGACCCTCTTTGGGGCGAATTTATCTCTCCCCTTCCTCACTTCAATATTCGATTGGAGCCTAAGGAAGAACGGACCTTCTATCTATACGTGCTTTCTAACGAGGATATTAATTATCCGATCAGGCTTTTGTCGGAAGACGATTATATGCTTATTGTTCGTCTTCGTTCTGTCCTTTTCTTGGCAGTGGGTTTCGTGCTGGCTCTTGCTATCGGATTCAATGTTTTCTTTTATTTCAGATATAAGAAGGTACTTTTCTTAACCCTGCTGTTGCATCTTACCGCTGTGGCAGCTACTTTATATTTCTTGCATGGGATCGAATTTGCGTCCATCGCAGGAAATGCAAATAACCTATTCCGTCACAATTACTTTCTATTTTTGGGAATTACCCATGTTGCCTTCTTTTTATACATGGCTTCCTGGAATAAGGAGAGTAATGGACTCATCTATAAGTCTCCGCTTTTCTGGTTGGTTTGTTTTACTGGAATTCTCTATCCTCTTATTCCACTCTACCAATTCTGGTACGATCACCGCATTCTTGTCCTAGTTCTAAATTACGGTTTTATGTTATTCTATTTCGGAAAGACGCATGTGTCTTCTATCCGGAACAATACGATCTATGAAATGTTCTTCATTACCGTTTGGGGGATCTTCCTGCTTTTAGATCTGTACAAGACTATTTTCCATTTCGACTTCTATCCATACAATCGGATCGCAGTCTATGGGGTCTTGTATTATCTTCCTGCGCTTACTGTATTCGTATCCTTATTGTCCAGAGAGATCCTAAGAAAAAGAGAAGAAGAAGTCTCTTCTCGAAAGACGCATCTTTCTTCCTTGGATATAAGCGATTTTGTGAAGAAGATAGGGGCGCTTTTGGAAAAAGAGAAGATCTATCTTACTAAGTCCTTAAAAGAAGAGCATATGGCTAAGGAGCTCGGGATCAATATTCACCAACTTTCCGAGCTGATCAATACCGAGTTCAAGACGAACTTTCCTTCTCTTATTAATCAGTATAGAGTGGAAGAAGCGAAAGGATTACTCAAACAATTCCCGGATGAGAATACTACGGAAATCGGATCCAGAGCTGGGTTCAGTTCCAGATCCGCATTCTATTTGGAATTTAAGAAGATCACAGGTACGAATCCGAATTCGTACCGAAAAGAAAATCTGCAGGGAAGGACTGCGAATTAG
- a CDS encoding sodium-dependent bicarbonate transport family permease → MDIHAVVENVLNPPVLFFFLGMGVVLFKSDLVVPDQIGKFFSMFLLFSIGFKGGHELFKTPFSEEHLYVLLGCMFMAMLVPVYAYFVLKIKLDRPNAAALAGSFGSISAVTFVTAGAFLHNVGQEFGGFIVAGMALMESPAIVVAVILDRIGRTKAESTGSGKGFSWKHLLHEAFFGYSIYLLLGSLIVGYFTGESGWKKESPFSENLFQGILTLFLLDMGISAAKRFKELKSVGSFLIFAALFLMAVNATLGLVLVKIIGMPLGDAFMFVVLCASASYIAVPAAMKGSIPEANPSIYLTVALSIVFPINIIAGIPLYYYLVKTVLGV, encoded by the coding sequence ATGGATATTCATGCCGTTGTGGAGAACGTCCTTAACCCCCCAGTATTGTTTTTCTTCCTGGGAATGGGGGTAGTTCTTTTTAAATCAGATCTGGTAGTTCCGGATCAGATCGGAAAGTTCTTCTCCATGTTTCTTTTGTTCTCCATCGGGTTCAAAGGTGGACACGAGCTTTTCAAAACTCCATTCAGCGAAGAGCACCTTTACGTTCTCTTAGGCTGTATGTTTATGGCGATGTTGGTTCCTGTCTATGCGTACTTCGTACTCAAGATCAAACTCGATCGTCCAAACGCTGCCGCTCTTGCCGGATCCTTCGGTTCCATCAGCGCGGTTACTTTCGTTACTGCAGGAGCCTTCCTTCATAACGTTGGCCAAGAATTCGGTGGATTCATCGTTGCCGGTATGGCACTTATGGAATCGCCAGCTATTGTTGTAGCGGTTATTTTGGACAGGATCGGTCGCACTAAGGCTGAAAGCACTGGCAGTGGCAAGGGTTTCTCTTGGAAGCATTTGCTTCATGAAGCATTCTTCGGATATTCCATCTACTTGTTATTAGGCTCTTTGATCGTAGGTTACTTCACCGGTGAATCCGGATGGAAGAAAGAATCTCCTTTCTCCGAGAACCTTTTCCAAGGGATCTTGACCCTGTTCCTTTTGGACATGGGTATTTCCGCTGCGAAACGCTTCAAAGAATTGAAGAGCGTTGGTTCCTTCTTGATCTTTGCCGCTCTTTTCTTGATGGCAGTTAACGCTACCTTAGGATTAGTTTTGGTGAAAATCATCGGAATGCCGCTCGGCGACGCGTTCATGTTCGTAGTTCTTTGCGCTTCCGCTTCTTACATTGCGGTCCCTGCTGCAATGAAAGGTTCCATTCCTGAAGCGAACCCAAGTATCTATCTCACTGTAGCTCTATCGATCGTATTCCCGATCAACATCATTGCGGGAATCCCTCTTTACTACTACTTAGTGAAAACAGTTCTCGGAGTGTAA
- a CDS encoding alginate export family protein, which translates to MKVLDLIKNRTIEPTKSSLKWISFFGMIYLIPSLGIFGQDKPAAPAPAPTAGTVATPAATPAPAAPTPEEEEENKYVSPLKANGLTPDYNRSMLIEPELSRKVTTRKKAWLNDWVRVGAYIRPRFEDRENLAFDKANKGDISRIMQTSQLFFIIDPSPYFSMKVNIQDARVWGGETPASPGDVRANTFAGTATTVTAGQSSINPAGLTTLREGWFMLKKLPLDAKLQIGRQILSYGDQRMIGGANWTINGLSYDGARLMFDHDTFNIHLLGYKLVGNQSGPNGVLSANAPVGTSVGQPDKYLVGTYNTIKPAKDWFLIDVYSLGILTHKTPMSNTPPSPTTAAFANGADNTPNAWNKQQDNLITTGFRITNRTAGNNLPKEGPWGGWDWTLEAAWQSGSTGTRVDNLVGGQDITTSATIDGTTYTQSIAGTKNQKYTGQFYVFQTGYTFAQKLRLGVQWQYASGDGNRQDGSNGTFQTLTNPRFGVIPYFNNVAGLSENIDTKNLRSFTVNASYKTDSFGTFYFSYFINNKAMVQDSWYAINGTSSATGNVSTEANNGSTTHYLAKLGRNIYNEFDIGWNYTINDYCSLWLGAGFLTAGDAVKNARNALYTYSVNNTTGAVTLTPTAVLNNISAPSVYGPAGAASQARMFYLQVNAVF; encoded by the coding sequence ATGAAAGTTCTCGACTTGATAAAGAATAGAACCATCGAGCCGACGAAATCTTCTCTTAAGTGGATTTCCTTTTTCGGTATGATCTACCTGATTCCCTCTTTAGGAATTTTCGGACAGGATAAACCGGCGGCACCAGCACCGGCCCCTACAGCCGGAACAGTTGCAACTCCTGCAGCTACTCCCGCTCCTGCTGCTCCGACCCCGGAAGAGGAAGAGGAGAACAAATATGTTTCTCCTTTGAAAGCCAATGGCTTAACCCCCGACTATAACAGATCCATGTTGATTGAGCCGGAGTTATCTAGAAAGGTGACTACTCGCAAAAAAGCATGGTTAAATGACTGGGTCCGCGTGGGCGCTTATATCCGTCCCCGCTTCGAAGATAGAGAAAACCTCGCTTTCGACAAAGCGAACAAGGGCGATATCTCTCGTATCATGCAGACCTCTCAATTGTTCTTCATTATAGATCCAAGTCCTTATTTCTCTATGAAAGTAAATATCCAGGACGCAAGAGTGTGGGGTGGTGAAACTCCAGCTTCTCCTGGGGACGTTCGTGCGAACACTTTTGCCGGTACCGCGACTACGGTGACTGCGGGACAAAGTTCCATTAACCCTGCAGGCTTGACCACTCTTCGTGAAGGATGGTTCATGCTGAAGAAACTTCCTTTGGATGCAAAATTGCAAATCGGTCGCCAGATCCTCTCTTACGGGGACCAAAGGATGATCGGCGGAGCGAACTGGACCATCAACGGTCTGTCTTATGACGGAGCTCGTTTGATGTTTGACCACGATACGTTCAATATCCATTTGCTTGGTTACAAATTGGTAGGGAACCAAAGTGGTCCGAACGGAGTTCTTTCTGCGAACGCTCCTGTAGGAACTAGCGTAGGACAACCTGACAAGTACTTAGTGGGAACTTATAACACCATCAAACCTGCGAAAGATTGGTTCTTGATCGATGTGTATTCCTTGGGTATTTTGACTCACAAGACCCCTATGTCTAATACTCCTCCAAGCCCTACTACAGCTGCATTTGCGAACGGAGCGGATAATACTCCAAACGCTTGGAATAAACAGCAAGACAACTTGATCACTACAGGTTTCCGGATCACAAACCGTACTGCAGGAAATAACCTTCCGAAAGAGGGGCCTTGGGGCGGATGGGATTGGACCTTGGAAGCCGCTTGGCAATCCGGTTCTACAGGAACCAGAGTGGATAACCTAGTAGGTGGACAAGATATTACTACTTCCGCTACGATTGACGGAACTACGTATACTCAGAGTATTGCTGGAACTAAAAACCAAAAATACACCGGTCAATTCTATGTTTTCCAAACTGGTTATACCTTCGCGCAAAAACTTCGTTTAGGAGTTCAGTGGCAATATGCTTCCGGTGATGGGAATCGCCAAGATGGAAGCAATGGAACCTTCCAAACTCTGACCAATCCTCGATTCGGAGTAATCCCTTACTTCAATAACGTCGCGGGTCTTTCCGAGAATATCGATACCAAGAACTTGAGAAGTTTCACTGTGAACGCTTCCTATAAAACGGACTCTTTCGGAACCTTCTACTTCTCCTATTTTATCAACAATAAAGCAATGGTGCAAGACTCCTGGTATGCGATCAATGGAACGAGCAGTGCAACCGGCAACGTGAGTACTGAAGCAAATAACGGTTCTACTACCCATTATCTAGCTAAGTTGGGAAGAAATATCTACAACGAGTTCGATATAGGTTGGAACTATACGATAAACGACTATTGCTCTCTGTGGCTCGGAGCAGGATTCTTAACTGCGGGAGATGCCGTTAAGAATGCAAGAAATGCGCTTTATACCTATTCGGTTAACAATACAACTGGAGCAGTTACTTTGACTCCTACTGCAGTATTGAATAATATAAGCGCACCGTCCGTCTACGGTCCTGCGGGAGCAGCGTCTCAGGCCAGAATGTTCTATCTGCAAGTTAACGCTGTATTCTAA
- a CDS encoding metallophosphoesterase family protein has protein sequence MKLVHISDLHFPVPLPFSSLKGKMIPGYLNYTFRRRKKYPISLWHAIVRKIEEVHPDAVVISGDITNVSHIREYNRSLEILKPVLNEKTFMIPGNHDRYTKQATYGKELPYYEKFFSTWMGEEVTEPRGYLRAKKIGNLALVGWDSNMPLSVLNAYGYVSEEVVHSTLEYLEREKIDHYFLICHHPIWNPPERQESPGHRMRNREKIATLLKKRPPIAYLHGHVHTNWVKAPGPDKPFYVVNSASSTRIADPKHESGFHILDWNGKELDIQRFTFSLEKGEFILANTILYEEEKETDGR, from the coding sequence GTGAAATTGGTCCATATATCGGACCTGCATTTTCCCGTACCACTTCCTTTCTCTAGTTTGAAGGGAAAGATGATCCCGGGTTATTTAAACTATACCTTTAGGCGTAGAAAAAAATACCCGATCTCCCTTTGGCATGCAATCGTTCGAAAAATAGAAGAAGTGCATCCGGATGCAGTCGTGATCTCCGGAGATATCACAAACGTTTCTCATATCAGAGAATACAATCGATCCTTGGAGATCCTGAAACCGGTCTTGAACGAAAAGACTTTCATGATCCCAGGAAACCATGATCGATACACCAAACAGGCCACATACGGAAAAGAACTCCCTTATTATGAAAAATTCTTCTCCACTTGGATGGGAGAAGAAGTGACCGAACCAAGAGGATATCTAAGAGCTAAAAAAATAGGTAATCTTGCGCTCGTTGGCTGGGACTCTAATATGCCTCTCTCCGTATTGAATGCATACGGATATGTATCGGAAGAAGTGGTGCATTCCACGTTGGAATACTTGGAAAGGGAGAAGATAGATCATTACTTTCTCATTTGCCATCATCCCATTTGGAACCCTCCGGAGAGACAAGAGAGCCCAGGGCATAGAATGAGAAATCGCGAAAAGATAGCGACTCTTCTCAAAAAAAGACCGCCGATCGCGTATCTTCACGGACATGTGCATACGAACTGGGTCAAGGCCCCTGGACCGGACAAACCGTTTTATGTGGTGAATTCCGCATCCAGCACAAGGATCGCAGATCCAAAACACGAAAGCGGATTTCATATCCTGGACTGGAATGGAAAAGAATTAGATATACAGAGATTCACCTTCTCCTTGGAAAAAGGGGAATTTATCCTAGCAAACACGATCTTATACGAAGAAGAAAAGGAAACAGATGGCCGGTAA